The following proteins are co-located in the Streptomyces bottropensis ATCC 25435 genome:
- a CDS encoding NAD-binding protein, with the protein MVVCGDDGLAHRLAAELRTVYGEQVTLVVPPTARIAQRPVVGRARTAAAFLDRMTAAVNRATGAADPTAADRTAEARARDGGEHVLEAGEATEAVLAEAGVERAAALALVYDDDETNIRAALTARRLNPRLRLVLRLYNRRLGQYVEELLDQASALAAGGGEADGVDGFGASTTVLSDADTAAPALAATAVAGTSKVVQTDGLMLRAVERPPGRGGQSPGGLCTLALLSATTNDPAGAEGSEGSGARGPQLLPDERAVAEATGRGTVVLDTVRYAGPALPPGRAGGGPLGAFGSLLSRRLRWSLAVMIGCVFALAVAQMVITGEHPLQATYATLLDLFGIADPATDQSDSRQILQLLSGLMGLLLLPVLLAAVLEALGTFRSGTALRKPPRGLSGHVVLLGLGKIGTRVLARLRELHIPVVCVEEDPDARGLAEARRLRVPVILGDVTQEGVLEAAKIHRAHALLAVTSSDTTNLEAGLYARSVRPDLRVVLRLYDDDFATAVYRTLRAAHPGALTRSRSVSHLAAPAFAGAMMGRQILGAIPVERRVLLFAAVEVRGHSRLEGRTVAEAFRAGAWRVLALDTAAPGEPDTERTPGAAGSGLVWDLPPTYVLRAEDRVVLAATRRGLAELLGRRAGVGA; encoded by the coding sequence ATGGTCGTCTGCGGGGACGACGGGCTGGCCCACCGGCTGGCCGCCGAACTGCGGACCGTGTACGGGGAACAGGTGACGCTCGTCGTGCCGCCCACCGCGCGGATCGCGCAGCGGCCGGTCGTCGGGCGGGCCCGGACCGCCGCCGCGTTCCTCGACCGGATGACGGCGGCGGTCAACCGGGCCACGGGCGCCGCCGATCCGACGGCCGCCGACCGCACCGCCGAGGCCCGCGCCCGCGACGGCGGCGAACATGTCCTGGAGGCGGGCGAGGCCACCGAGGCCGTGCTCGCCGAGGCCGGGGTGGAGCGGGCCGCCGCGCTGGCGCTCGTCTACGACGACGACGAGACCAACATCCGCGCGGCCCTCACCGCCCGGCGCCTCAACCCCCGCCTGCGGCTGGTCCTGCGGCTCTACAACCGTCGCCTGGGGCAGTACGTCGAGGAACTGCTCGACCAGGCCTCGGCGTTGGCGGCGGGCGGCGGCGAGGCCGACGGGGTCGACGGGTTCGGCGCCTCGACGACCGTCCTCTCCGACGCCGACACCGCCGCCCCCGCGCTGGCCGCGACCGCCGTCGCCGGGACCAGCAAGGTCGTACAGACGGACGGGCTGATGCTGCGGGCCGTGGAACGCCCGCCCGGCCGCGGCGGCCAGAGCCCGGGCGGCCTCTGCACGCTCGCCCTTCTGTCGGCCACCACCAACGACCCCGCCGGAGCCGAGGGTTCCGAGGGCAGCGGGGCACGAGGCCCCCAACTCCTGCCCGACGAGAGGGCGGTGGCGGAGGCGACGGGACGCGGAACCGTCGTTCTCGACACCGTGCGCTACGCGGGACCCGCGCTGCCGCCCGGCCGGGCGGGCGGTGGGCCGCTCGGGGCCTTCGGGTCGCTGCTCTCACGGCGGCTGCGGTGGTCTCTGGCGGTCATGATCGGGTGCGTCTTCGCGCTCGCCGTCGCGCAGATGGTGATCACCGGGGAGCATCCGCTCCAGGCGACGTACGCGACCCTTCTCGACCTCTTCGGGATCGCCGACCCGGCGACCGACCAGAGCGACTCCCGCCAGATCCTGCAACTCCTGTCCGGCCTCATGGGTTTACTCCTGCTGCCCGTGCTCCTGGCCGCCGTCCTGGAGGCCCTCGGCACCTTCCGCAGCGGCACCGCCCTGCGCAAGCCGCCGCGCGGCCTCTCCGGGCACGTCGTCCTCCTCGGCCTCGGCAAGATCGGCACCCGCGTCCTGGCCCGCCTGCGCGAACTGCACATCCCGGTCGTGTGCGTCGAGGAGGACCCGGATGCGCGCGGGCTCGCGGAGGCCCGACGCCTGCGGGTGCCGGTGATCCTCGGCGACGTGACCCAGGAGGGCGTCCTGGAGGCCGCCAAGATCCACCGCGCGCACGCCCTCCTCGCCGTGACCAGCTCCGACACGACGAACCTCGAAGCCGGCCTGTACGCCCGTTCCGTACGCCCCGACCTGCGGGTCGTCCTGCGCCTCTACGACGACGACTTCGCCACCGCCGTCTACCGCACCCTGCGCGCCGCCCACCCGGGCGCCCTCACCCGCAGCCGCAGCGTCTCCCACCTCGCCGCGCCCGCCTTCGCCGGAGCGATGATGGGCCGCCAGATCCTGGGCGCGATCCCCGTGGAACGCCGCGTCCTCCTCTTCGCCGCCGTCGAGGTCCGCGGCCACTCCCGCCTGGAGGGCCGGACCGTCGCGGAGGCCTTCCGGGCGGGTGCCTGGCGCGTACTGGCCCTCGACACGGCCGCCCCCGGGGAGCCGGACACCGAACGGACGCCGGGCGCGGCCGGATCGGGCCTGGTCTGGGACCTCCCGCCCACGTACGTCCTCCGGGCCGAGGACCGCGTGGTGCTGGCCGCGACGCGGCGGGGGCTGGCGGAGTTGCTGGGAAGGCGGGCGGGAGTGGGGGCGTAG
- the rpmF gene encoding 50S ribosomal protein L32 — MAVPKRKMSRSNTRHRRARWKASTPPLVPFAVDGATHLVPQRLLKAYERGLLHPEA; from the coding sequence ATGGCCGTACCCAAGCGGAAGATGTCCCGCAGCAACACCCGTCACCGTCGCGCCCGGTGGAAGGCGAGCACGCCGCCGCTCGTGCCGTTCGCGGTCGACGGCGCCACCCACCTCGTACCGCAGCGACTGCTGAAGGCGTACGAGCGCGGGCTGCTGCACCCCGAGGCCTGA
- a CDS encoding permease: MATTKEEAQAPQRGRHLDPPLVLTMLLVLAVVAQRPLRGLLSAPVTQSWMTVFVAVVVQALPFLVVGVLISAAIAVFVPASFFARALPKRPALAVPAAGMAGVVLPGCECASVPVAGALVRRGVTPAAALAFLLSAPAINPIVLTATAVAFPGNPEMVPARFVASLLVACTMGWLWQRLGRGEWMRPPERPSYEGQSKGAAFWGSVRHDVMHAGGFLVVGAMAAATLKAVVPASWLNAAADNPVVAILALAVLAVLLSICSEADAFVAASLTQFSLTSRLAFLVVGPMIDLKLFAMQTATFGRAFALRFAPATFALAILVSALVGAVLL; this comes from the coding sequence GTGGCCACCACCAAGGAAGAAGCCCAAGCCCCCCAGCGCGGTCGGCATCTCGACCCGCCGCTCGTCCTCACCATGCTGCTGGTCCTGGCGGTCGTGGCGCAGCGCCCTCTGCGTGGTCTGCTGTCCGCGCCCGTGACACAGAGCTGGATGACGGTCTTCGTGGCGGTGGTCGTGCAGGCCCTGCCGTTCCTGGTCGTCGGAGTGCTGATCTCGGCGGCCATCGCGGTGTTCGTGCCGGCCTCGTTCTTCGCCCGCGCGCTGCCGAAACGGCCCGCGCTGGCGGTACCGGCGGCGGGCATGGCCGGTGTCGTCCTGCCGGGGTGCGAGTGCGCCTCCGTGCCGGTGGCGGGCGCCCTCGTGCGCCGGGGCGTGACACCCGCGGCCGCGCTCGCCTTCCTCCTCTCCGCCCCCGCGATCAACCCGATCGTGCTGACCGCGACCGCCGTGGCCTTCCCGGGCAACCCCGAGATGGTGCCGGCCAGGTTCGTGGCGAGTCTGCTGGTGGCCTGCACCATGGGCTGGCTGTGGCAAAGGCTGGGCCGCGGCGAGTGGATGCGCCCGCCCGAGCGGCCGTCCTACGAGGGCCAGAGCAAGGGCGCCGCCTTCTGGGGCTCGGTGCGGCACGACGTGATGCACGCCGGCGGTTTCCTGGTCGTCGGCGCGATGGCGGCGGCCACCCTCAAGGCGGTCGTCCCGGCGAGCTGGCTGAACGCCGCCGCCGACAACCCGGTCGTCGCGATCCTCGCCCTGGCGGTACTGGCCGTCCTGCTCTCCATCTGCTCCGAGGCGGACGCGTTCGTGGCGGCCTCGCTGACCCAGTTCTCCCTGACCTCCCGGCTGGCCTTCCTGGTCGTCGGCCCGATGATCGACCTGAAACTCTTCGCCATGCAGACCGCCACCTTCGGCCGCGCCTTCGCGCTCCGCTTCGCCCCCGCCACCTTCGCCCTCGCGATCCTGGTGTCGGCCCTCGTCGGGGCGGTGCTCCTGTGA
- a CDS encoding TIGR03943 family putative permease subunit encodes MNRQAQTVILFLTGGALLHAGFTDLYLRYVKAGLRPLLIGAGVVLIAAAVATVLYERRARRQGDEQHTPHEPRVSWLLVLPLLALVLVAPPAAGSYTAMRTGAALQQQPWGYSALPADGPLRLSVADYAGRAVYDKGRALSGRTLKIAGFLALDGSGHPYLVRMALNCCAADAQPVKIALTGELPAVLQPDTWVEVTGTYTPKRTRDPLNGTAVPYLTVTATRPVEAPQDPYDEAWNG; translated from the coding sequence GTGAACCGTCAGGCCCAGACCGTCATCCTCTTCCTCACCGGCGGCGCCCTCCTCCACGCGGGCTTCACCGACCTCTACCTCCGCTACGTCAAGGCCGGCCTGCGCCCCCTCCTCATCGGCGCCGGCGTCGTCCTCATAGCCGCCGCCGTCGCCACGGTCCTGTACGAACGCCGAGCCCGGCGCCAGGGCGACGAGCAGCACACCCCTCACGAACCCCGGGTGTCCTGGCTGCTGGTCCTGCCGCTCCTCGCCCTCGTCCTGGTGGCCCCGCCCGCCGCCGGGTCCTACACCGCGATGCGCACCGGCGCCGCACTCCAGCAGCAGCCCTGGGGCTACTCCGCCCTCCCCGCCGACGGCCCCCTCCGGCTGAGCGTCGCCGACTACGCCGGCCGCGCGGTCTACGACAAGGGCCGCGCCCTCTCCGGCCGCACGCTCAAGATCGCCGGGTTCCTCGCGCTCGACGGCTCCGGTCACCCGTATCTCGTCCGCATGGCCCTCAACTGCTGCGCCGCCGACGCCCAGCCGGTCAAGATCGCCCTCACCGGCGAACTCCCGGCCGTCCTCCAGCCCGACACCTGGGTCGAGGTCACCGGCACCTACACGCCGAAGCGGACCAGGGACCCCCTCAACGGCACCGCCGTCCCGTACCTCACCGTCACGGCCACCCGGCCGGTCGAGGCACCCCAGGACCCGTACGACGAGGCATGGAACGGCTGA
- a CDS encoding WD40 repeat domain-containing protein → MDALSRGSGARTAFAERLALLYREAGNPPLKSVSESVVRLQRVDERGRPVRVSAQRISDWRRARNVPAQFAALAAVLHVLIPEARRARTVPVSKGLYDMAQWQRLWERALADPVGERPAGAGAASAAAGAGPVDELPPGGVCPYRGLASYRQQDARWFFGRERSTDALMERLRAAGRTGGLVVLVGASGAGKSSLLHAGLVPAVRGGALDDADGTVSEVLRLVPGADPVGELIRRIPELGQVVSAAYEPGTGMFADAVRAAVGARASARASAARGRGASGIGGEGSSPAGTPAPTRLVLIVDQFEEAFTLSADEADRRMFVQLLAAACTPGEAGGAAGGAAPAVVVLGVRADFYEQCLGHPELADALQHRHMVLGPLTAAELREAVTGPAKAVGLELEPGLAELIVREVSADGPRGAHDAGVLPLLSHALLVTWQRRKAGRLTLAGYRAAGGIQGAVAATAERAWAGLDPAARTAARLLLLRLVRLNEDTQATRRRGTRRQLADGAADPVKTEESLEAMVRARLLTLDAETVEITHEALLHAWPRLRGWIDEGRNDHLLRQRLEEDGRAWEDSERDSALLYRGSRLEQAHTWAKSTEAGATGGAEGSGGAAGSGGAAGSGGAAGSGGAAGSGDAGDAGGTYLTRSAVEFLAASVRLRRRTVRIRRGAVAALVAFALVAVGSAVVAWQQRNDAVFEQVVAQADRVQYSDPSLSAQLDLVAHTLRTDDEGTDSRLVSIVNAPLATPLLGHDGAVYLTSFSPDGRLLATASYDRTVRLWDVADASRPKALGKPLTGHGSWVSSAVFAPDGRTLASAGDDGTIRLWDVSDARAPRKPGAPLTGHDGTIFLVAFSPDGRTLASVGEDETVRLWDVSDPARARALGAPLTGHSAPVRAVAFGPDGKTLATGGDDNTIRLWDVADPRAPAAFGRVLRGHTGLVHSLAFGPDGRTLASGSSDNTVRLWDVAAPRRASALGAPLTGHTGPIWSVAFSPDGRLLAAASADSTASLWNVADQAYPSQVGEPLAGASGEMFALGFSPDGRTLATGSGDSKVRLWSVPTSDMVGRNGVFRPDGKVLATAGRDGRIRLWNVAEPARPVLLGKAFTLKDGGNRSLTFSPDGRTLSIVAGNRALYLWDVGDPAHPVLRGSPLALRIRYTDAQAYSPDGRVLATSYGDHDVRLWDVRDPSRVVPLGKPLTGHKGYILALVFSPDGRSLASGSADGTIRVWNVADPARSTRLDGPLTAHRGAVSDLVYRPDGRTLASGGGDDKVRLWNVSDPRAVTRLGPPLIGHTEAIVSLTFSPDGRTLASGGNDSTVRLWDVTDPADASPIGRSMSPNARTGHFLSFSPDRHMLGVSSGADTVRLWNLDVDAAVRHICSTTRGVLTREKWEEYLPRLAYAPPCGGG, encoded by the coding sequence GTGGATGCCTTGAGTCGTGGCTCGGGGGCACGCACGGCCTTCGCGGAACGTCTCGCGCTGCTGTACAGGGAAGCGGGCAACCCTCCCCTCAAGAGTGTTTCCGAGTCGGTCGTCCGGCTGCAGCGGGTCGACGAACGCGGGCGGCCCGTGCGGGTGTCCGCCCAGCGGATCAGTGACTGGCGGCGGGCCAGGAACGTGCCCGCGCAGTTCGCCGCCCTCGCCGCCGTGCTGCACGTCCTGATCCCCGAGGCCCGGCGCGCGCGGACCGTCCCGGTGTCCAAGGGGCTGTACGACATGGCCCAGTGGCAGCGGCTGTGGGAGCGGGCCCTGGCCGATCCCGTCGGCGAGCGTCCGGCCGGTGCGGGCGCCGCGTCCGCCGCAGCCGGGGCCGGGCCCGTGGACGAGCTGCCTCCCGGCGGTGTCTGCCCCTACCGGGGGCTGGCCTCGTACCGGCAGCAGGACGCCCGTTGGTTCTTCGGGCGGGAGCGGAGCACCGACGCGCTCATGGAGCGGCTGCGGGCGGCGGGGCGTACCGGTGGGCTGGTCGTGCTCGTGGGGGCCTCGGGCGCCGGGAAGTCCTCCCTGCTGCATGCCGGGCTCGTGCCCGCGGTGCGCGGCGGCGCCCTGGACGATGCCGACGGAACTGTGAGTGAGGTGCTCCGGCTCGTGCCGGGCGCCGATCCGGTCGGGGAGTTGATCCGTCGGATACCGGAGCTGGGGCAGGTGGTGTCCGCCGCGTACGAGCCCGGTACGGGGATGTTCGCCGACGCGGTGCGGGCGGCTGTCGGGGCGCGGGCGTCGGCGCGGGCGTCGGCGGCGCGGGGGCGGGGAGCGTCCGGCATCGGCGGTGAGGGCTCCTCCCCGGCCGGCACACCCGCTCCCACCCGGCTGGTTCTGATCGTCGATCAGTTCGAAGAAGCCTTCACCCTGTCCGCCGACGAAGCGGATCGGCGGATGTTCGTCCAACTGCTCGCTGCCGCGTGCACGCCCGGGGAGGCGGGCGGGGCAGCGGGCGGGGCGGCGCCCGCGGTCGTGGTGCTCGGGGTGCGCGCGGACTTCTACGAGCAGTGTCTCGGGCATCCGGAGCTGGCGGACGCGTTGCAGCACCGGCACATGGTGCTGGGGCCGTTGACGGCGGCGGAGCTGCGGGAGGCGGTGACGGGGCCGGCCAAGGCCGTGGGGCTGGAGCTCGAACCGGGGCTCGCGGAGCTGATCGTGCGGGAGGTGAGCGCGGACGGGCCGCGTGGGGCGCACGACGCCGGCGTACTGCCCCTGCTGTCGCACGCCCTGCTCGTCACATGGCAGCGGCGGAAGGCGGGGCGGCTGACGCTGGCCGGGTACCGGGCCGCCGGCGGTATCCAGGGCGCCGTCGCGGCGACCGCCGAGCGGGCCTGGGCCGGGCTGGACCCGGCCGCCCGTACGGCCGCGCGGCTGCTGTTGCTACGGCTGGTCCGGCTGAATGAGGACACGCAGGCAACGCGGCGCCGGGGCACGCGACGGCAGCTCGCGGACGGGGCGGCGGACCCGGTGAAGACGGAGGAGTCGCTGGAGGCCATGGTCCGCGCCCGGCTGCTGACCCTCGACGCCGAGACGGTGGAGATCACCCACGAGGCGCTGCTGCACGCCTGGCCCCGCTTGCGGGGGTGGATCGACGAGGGGCGCAACGACCATCTGCTGCGCCAGCGGCTGGAGGAGGACGGCCGGGCCTGGGAGGACTCCGAGCGCGACTCCGCTCTGCTCTACCGGGGCTCGCGGCTCGAACAGGCGCACACCTGGGCCAAGTCCACCGAAGCCGGGGCGACCGGGGGCGCTGAAGGCTCCGGAGGTGCCGCAGGCTCCGGAGGTGCCGCAGGCTCCGGAGGTGCCGCAGGCTCCGGAGGTGCCGCAGGCTCCGGGGACGCCGGGGACGCCGGTGGCACCTACCTGACCCGGAGCGCGGTGGAGTTCCTGGCCGCCTCGGTACGGCTGCGCCGGCGCACGGTCCGGATCAGGCGGGGTGCCGTGGCCGCGCTGGTGGCGTTCGCGCTGGTGGCCGTCGGCTCGGCGGTGGTCGCGTGGCAGCAGCGCAACGACGCCGTGTTCGAACAAGTGGTCGCCCAGGCGGATCGCGTCCAGTACTCGGACCCCTCGCTCTCCGCCCAGCTCGACCTGGTGGCGCACACACTACGGACCGACGACGAGGGCACCGACAGCCGACTGGTCTCGATCGTCAACGCGCCCCTGGCCACCCCGCTCCTCGGCCACGACGGCGCCGTCTACCTCACCTCGTTCAGCCCCGACGGGAGACTCCTGGCGACCGCCAGCTACGACCGGACCGTACGGCTCTGGGACGTGGCGGACGCGTCCCGGCCCAAGGCCCTCGGCAAGCCCCTCACCGGGCACGGCAGCTGGGTGAGCAGCGCGGTCTTCGCGCCGGACGGCCGTACGCTCGCCAGCGCCGGCGACGACGGCACCATCCGGCTGTGGGACGTCTCCGATGCCCGCGCTCCCCGAAAACCGGGTGCCCCTCTGACCGGGCACGACGGCACGATCTTCCTGGTCGCGTTCAGCCCGGACGGCAGAACGCTGGCGTCCGTCGGCGAGGACGAGACCGTACGGCTGTGGGACGTGAGCGATCCGGCGCGCGCGAGGGCGCTCGGCGCGCCGCTCACCGGGCACAGCGCTCCCGTGCGCGCCGTGGCGTTCGGTCCGGACGGGAAAACGCTGGCGACCGGGGGCGACGACAACACGATCCGGCTCTGGGACGTCGCCGATCCGCGTGCGCCCGCGGCCTTCGGCCGGGTGCTCCGGGGCCATACGGGTCTGGTGCACTCGCTGGCCTTCGGGCCCGACGGGCGGACGCTGGCCAGTGGCAGCTCGGACAACACGGTCCGGCTCTGGGACGTGGCCGCCCCCCGGCGGGCGAGCGCGCTCGGCGCGCCCCTCACCGGGCACACCGGCCCCATCTGGTCCGTGGCCTTCAGTCCCGACGGCCGGCTCCTCGCCGCCGCCAGCGCGGACAGCACGGCGAGCCTGTGGAACGTCGCCGACCAGGCGTATCCGTCGCAGGTCGGCGAGCCGCTCGCCGGGGCCAGCGGTGAGATGTTCGCCCTGGGGTTCAGCCCGGACGGCCGGACGCTCGCCACCGGGAGCGGCGACAGCAAGGTGCGGCTGTGGTCGGTGCCGACCTCGGACATGGTCGGACGGAACGGGGTCTTCCGGCCGGACGGGAAGGTGCTGGCCACCGCCGGGCGTGACGGCCGGATCCGGCTGTGGAACGTGGCGGAGCCCGCTCGGCCCGTGCTGCTGGGGAAGGCGTTCACCCTCAAGGACGGCGGCAACCGCTCCCTGACGTTCTCTCCCGACGGCCGTACGCTCTCGATCGTCGCCGGAAACCGGGCGCTGTATCTGTGGGACGTCGGCGACCCCGCCCACCCGGTCCTGCGCGGCTCGCCCCTCGCGCTGCGGATCCGGTACACCGACGCGCAGGCCTACAGCCCCGACGGGCGTGTCCTGGCCACCTCCTACGGCGACCACGACGTGCGGTTGTGGGACGTCCGCGACCCGTCCCGCGTCGTCCCGCTCGGCAAGCCCCTCACCGGCCACAAGGGGTACATCCTCGCCCTCGTCTTCAGCCCGGACGGCCGCAGCCTCGCCAGCGGCAGCGCGGACGGCACCATCCGGGTGTGGAACGTGGCCGACCCGGCCCGGTCCACCCGGCTCGACGGCCCCCTGACCGCCCACCGCGGCGCGGTCAGCGATCTCGTCTACAGGCCGGACGGCAGGACGCTGGCCAGTGGTGGCGGTGACGACAAGGTCAGGCTCTGGAACGTCTCCGACCCCCGCGCGGTGACACGACTGGGCCCCCCGCTCATCGGTCACACCGAGGCGATCGTGTCGCTGACCTTCAGCCCGGACGGGCGGACCCTGGCCAGCGGCGGCAACGACAGCACCGTCCGCCTCTGGGATGTCACCGACCCCGCCGACGCCTCCCCCATCGGCCGGTCGATGAGCCCCAACGCCAGAACCGGCCACTTCCTCTCCTTCAGCCCCGACCGTCACATGCTCGGAGTGTCCAGCGGCGCCGACACCGTGCGGCTGTGGAATCTGGACGTGGACGCCGCCGTACGGCACATCTGCTCGACGACACGGGGGGTGCTGACGCGGGAGAAGTGGGAGGAGTATCTGCCACGGTTGGCGTACGCACCGCCGTGCGGGGGTGGCTGA
- a CDS encoding helix-turn-helix domain-containing protein — MDSIHDDVAEFAMLLTRLKERTDRSYAALARPLGMHASTLHRYCAGEAVPQDFAGIERFAALCGASPAERMELYRLWILAAAPRQRSRSSSGRQATAPHATTSAAASVPPVDDVTASAVPASGSGSAAEAPEPISPAGQRPGPASAPGPRLHGGRPGQRAWRSMTLAASLVSALLGLTTSADGPPSASAGHQGNREPNRASAGAAPRVAPLTWTADSHTRGLNGCGEDYVLAKPPQQVPPPPHPEDLAAWATSQRAVHGGPTTVRITVQGRGSAAVVLEALYVRVVSRAAPAPAAGHGSLYSLSEGCGAALIPRFFDVDLDAQQPRARSMPGDDGAGKAIPAIDFPYRVSLQEPEVLVVSALNESCDCDWYLNLAWSSQGRTGTVRIDDGGRPFRTTGTKGLPGYRYDRVSHQPGRWVPIPAANLAAESGG, encoded by the coding sequence ATGGATTCGATCCACGACGACGTAGCGGAGTTCGCGATGCTCCTGACGCGTCTGAAGGAGCGCACCGACCGCAGCTACGCGGCGCTGGCCCGCCCCTTGGGCATGCACGCCTCCACCTTGCACCGCTACTGCGCCGGAGAGGCGGTCCCGCAGGACTTCGCCGGCATCGAGCGGTTCGCCGCGCTCTGCGGTGCCTCCCCCGCGGAACGCATGGAGCTGTACCGCCTGTGGATCCTGGCCGCCGCCCCGCGGCAACGGTCCCGCTCGTCCTCTGGCCGGCAGGCAACAGCGCCCCACGCCACCACGAGCGCGGCGGCCTCGGTCCCGCCTGTGGACGATGTCACCGCATCGGCCGTTCCTGCGAGCGGCAGCGGGTCGGCCGCGGAGGCTCCCGAGCCGATCTCACCGGCCGGCCAGCGCCCCGGGCCGGCCTCAGCGCCAGGGCCTCGGCTCCACGGCGGGCGCCCTGGACAGCGGGCCTGGCGGTCGATGACGCTGGCGGCCTCGCTCGTCTCCGCCCTCCTCGGTCTCACCACCTCCGCCGACGGGCCCCCCTCCGCCTCGGCCGGGCACCAGGGCAACCGCGAGCCGAACCGCGCGAGCGCCGGCGCGGCCCCGCGGGTGGCCCCTCTCACCTGGACGGCCGACTCGCACACGCGCGGACTCAACGGGTGCGGCGAGGACTATGTCCTCGCCAAGCCTCCGCAACAGGTCCCGCCGCCCCCGCACCCGGAGGACCTCGCGGCGTGGGCCACCTCCCAGCGGGCGGTGCACGGTGGCCCCACGACCGTGCGGATCACGGTGCAGGGACGGGGCTCCGCCGCCGTCGTACTGGAAGCCCTGTACGTGCGCGTGGTCAGCCGCGCCGCCCCCGCCCCCGCCGCCGGCCACGGCAGCCTCTACTCCTTGAGCGAGGGCTGCGGGGCCGCCCTCATCCCCCGCTTCTTCGACGTGGACCTCGACGCGCAGCAGCCTCGGGCCCGTTCGATGCCCGGCGACGACGGGGCGGGAAAAGCGATCCCCGCGATCGACTTCCCGTACCGAGTGTCCTTGCAGGAGCCCGAGGTCCTCGTGGTCTCCGCGCTGAACGAGTCCTGCGACTGTGACTGGTACCTCAACCTCGCCTGGTCCTCACAGGGCCGCACCGGCACGGTCCGCATCGACGACGGCGGGCGGCCCTTCCGCACCACCGGTACCAAGGGGCTGCCGGGCTACCGGTACGACCGCGTCTCCCACCAACCCGGTCGCTGGGTCCCGATCCCCGCCGCCAACCTGGCGGCGGAGAGCGGCGGCTGA